A window of the Armatimonadota bacterium genome harbors these coding sequences:
- a CDS encoding acetate kinase, producing MLVLVVNAGSSSLKYQLIDMSNEQVLAKGIAERIGAGGMLRHETTGKPTVENEVDIPDHTVAMRLVFDALTNPGSGAITDVSEIAAIGHRVVHGGESFSGSVRIDREVIDAVSRLSELAPLHNPPNLMGIEGAMKVMPDAPQIAVFDTAFHQSIPKHAYIYALPYDLYEEHGIRRYGFHGTSHKYVTSRATKILTDLGIPVEQQKIVTCHIGNGVSFTAVKGGKSVDTSMGLTPVEGLVMGTRCGDIDPAILPFLQNTFGYSAGDVDDLINKKSGLLGITGIGNDMRDIEANAAAGHERAKLALEIFCYRGRKYIGAYAAAMGGLDSVVFTAGIGEHSPPIRAMMCRDMEFLGIELDPVKNEECRGECDISTGKLNARILVIPTNEELAIARETARVVTGENGR from the coding sequence ATGTTAGTCTTGGTGGTAAATGCCGGCAGTTCGTCGCTGAAGTACCAGCTCATTGATATGTCGAACGAACAGGTGCTGGCGAAGGGTATCGCGGAGCGAATCGGCGCCGGGGGGATGCTCAGGCACGAGACGACCGGCAAGCCGACGGTCGAGAACGAGGTGGACATCCCCGATCACACCGTCGCCATGCGCCTCGTCTTCGACGCCCTCACGAATCCTGGGTCCGGCGCGATTACGGATGTCTCCGAGATCGCGGCGATCGGACATAGGGTCGTTCACGGCGGCGAATCATTCTCAGGTTCGGTCCGGATAGACCGGGAGGTCATAGACGCGGTGTCCCGCCTCAGCGAGCTGGCGCCCCTGCACAACCCGCCGAATCTGATGGGCATCGAGGGAGCGATGAAGGTTATGCCGGACGCCCCGCAGATCGCGGTGTTCGACACCGCCTTCCATCAGAGCATCCCGAAGCACGCGTACATCTATGCCCTTCCCTACGATCTGTACGAGGAACACGGCATCAGGCGCTACGGGTTCCACGGCACCTCGCACAAGTACGTGACCTCCCGCGCGACGAAGATTCTCACTGATCTCGGCATTCCGGTCGAGCAGCAGAAGATCGTCACGTGTCACATCGGCAACGGTGTCAGCTTTACGGCCGTCAAGGGCGGCAAGTCGGTGGACACGAGCATGGGTCTTACACCGGTCGAGGGGCTGGTGATGGGTACCCGGTGCGGAGACATTGATCCGGCGATCCTGCCTTTCCTGCAGAACACGTTCGGCTATTCCGCCGGCGATGTGGACGACCTGATCAACAAGAAGAGCGGGTTGCTGGGTATCACCGGCATCGGCAACGATATGCGCGACATCGAGGCAAATGCCGCTGCCGGGCATGAGAGGGCGAAGCTCGCGTTAGAGATATTCTGTTACCGAGGCCGAAAGTACATCGGCGCATACGCAGCCGCTATGGGCGGCCTCGACTCGGTTGTCTTTACGGCGGGCATCGGAGAACACTCCCCGCCGATCAGGGCCATGATGTGCAGGGATATGGAGTTCCTCGGGATAGAACTCGATCCAGTCAAGAACGAGGAGTGCCGGGGTGAGTGCGACATCAGCACAGGCAAACTGAACGCCCGGATTCTGGTCATACCGACCAACGAGGAACTGGCGATCGCAAGGGAGACCGCCCGCGTCGTTACGGGCGAGAACGGCCGGTAG
- the pta gene encoding phosphate acetyltransferase, which yields MGKPMEGIYARAREARKRIVLPEGHDPRVVKAAVEIRKRDIASPILLGEAGAVRKAADDQGLALAGIETVDPAVSPRRQAYADLLFDLRKHKGMTPEQAYELAGNTLYHGVLMIKAGDADGEVSGATHSTADTVRPALQVLKTAPGISIVSSFFVMIVPDCEFGEQGLLLYADCGLVMNPSAQELAEIAVCTGNTMKALFGFEPTVALLSFSTKGSASDPLVEKVVEATRIAKEKAPEMCIDGELQADAALVPWVGQKKSPGSPVAGKANVLIFPDLQAGNICYKLTERLAKAEAYGPILQGVANPVNDLSRGCDWEDIVNVTAITAVQATQ from the coding sequence ATGGGTAAGCCCATGGAGGGCATCTATGCTCGCGCTCGCGAAGCTCGGAAGCGGATAGTTCTTCCCGAAGGTCACGATCCTCGAGTGGTGAAGGCCGCTGTGGAGATACGCAAGCGCGATATCGCCTCGCCGATACTCCTCGGGGAGGCCGGGGCCGTTCGCAAGGCCGCGGACGATCAGGGTCTTGCTCTCGCCGGCATCGAGACGGTTGACCCGGCTGTCTCGCCGAGGAGGCAGGCCTACGCCGATCTGCTCTTCGATCTGCGGAAGCACAAGGGCATGACTCCGGAGCAGGCATACGAGCTTGCGGGCAATACACTCTACCACGGCGTGCTCATGATCAAGGCGGGTGATGCCGACGGCGAGGTTTCCGGCGCGACTCACTCTACGGCGGACACGGTGCGTCCGGCCCTGCAGGTACTGAAGACCGCGCCTGGTATCTCGATCGTGTCGAGCTTCTTCGTTATGATCGTTCCGGACTGCGAGTTCGGGGAGCAGGGGCTTTTGCTCTACGCAGACTGCGGGCTTGTCATGAATCCCAGCGCGCAGGAGCTTGCCGAGATCGCGGTCTGCACCGGCAACACGATGAAGGCCCTGTTCGGCTTCGAGCCGACGGTAGCGCTTTTGTCGTTCTCTACGAAGGGCAGCGCGTCCGATCCCCTCGTCGAGAAGGTCGTCGAAGCGACGCGCATCGCGAAGGAGAAGGCGCCCGAAATGTGCATAGACGGCGAGCTTCAGGCGGATGCGGCGCTCGTGCCGTGGGTCGGCCAGAAGAAGTCTCCCGGCAGCCCGGTCGCCGGGAAGGCAAACGTGCTGATATTCCCCGATCTACAGGCGGGCAATATCTGCTACAAGCTGACGGAGCGCCTTGCGAAGGCGGAGGCATACGGGCCTATCCTTCAGGGCGTGGCAAACCCGGTCAACGACCTGTCTAGAGGGTGCGACTGGGAAGACATAGTAAACGTCACGGCGATCACCGCCGTTCAAGCGACACAATAG
- the coaD gene encoding pantetheine-phosphate adenylyltransferase, whose translation MKRAIYPGSFDPVTNGHLDIVQRAASVFDEVIVAVALNLDKDAMFSIEERMEMLGRACADIPGVRIDSFTGLLVQYAQEHQANVIVKGLRALSDFEFEFEMALMNRRLDRDIETVFMMTNAEYSYLSSSIVKEVALLGGSVEGLVPKIVEERLSAKLGSSSHGLKAGGQSRSGLRRRSE comes from the coding sequence GTGAAACGAGCAATCTATCCAGGAAGTTTTGATCCTGTCACGAACGGCCATCTGGACATCGTCCAGAGGGCCGCGAGCGTGTTCGACGAGGTGATCGTGGCGGTTGCCCTCAACCTGGACAAGGACGCGATGTTCAGCATCGAGGAGCGCATGGAGATGCTGGGCCGCGCGTGCGCTGACATCCCGGGCGTGAGGATTGACTCGTTTACCGGGCTTCTGGTTCAATATGCTCAGGAGCATCAGGCGAACGTGATAGTCAAGGGTCTTCGCGCCCTGTCGGATTTCGAGTTCGAGTTCGAGATGGCCCTGATGAACCGAAGGCTGGATCGGGATATCGAGACGGTGTTCATGATGACGAACGCCGAGTACTCGTATCTCAGCTCCAGCATCGTCAAGGAGGTTGCCCTCCTTGGCGGTTCGGTCGAGGGTCTCGTCCCGAAGATAGTCGAGGAACGCCTGAGCGCCAAGCTCGGCTCCTCATCTCACGGTCTGAAGGCCGGCGGCCAGAGCCGATCCGGCTTAAGGAGGCGATCAGAATAG
- the recG gene encoding ATP-dependent DNA helicase RecG — protein sequence MQQSRIRTAGSEMRKSARPPDLDMNVQFVKGVGERMAKLLGKLGIFTAQDLLWHFPRRYEDRRSMRRIAQLHAGETASFRGRVRVADNMRTPRSGTLLTRVAVEDESGVAYLVWFNQWYLKNKFVRLLGKEIVVYGTAQFGTRGIEIANPEWEEVGESGDTLSSGRIVPVYPLTEGLFQGRVRRIIYNALDAFLPVVEETLPEGIRTRRGLVDLRMALRQIHFPDSEEERETARFRLVYEEFFLLQLALALRRQSAVAAGPGIAFHVTPVCAKPLYEILPFDLTGAQKRVIAEIERDMAQPTMMNRLMQGDVGSGKTVVALAAMMVAIHNGYQAALMAPTEILAEQHYLVLTRWAEQLGLQTALLTGSLTAKEKRASRERIASGEAQIVIGTHALIQEGVDFARLGLVIVDEQHRFGVLQRAALKEKGYNPDILVMTATPIPRTLALTVYGDLDLSVIDEMPPGRKPIRTHLKATEERPKIYQAARKLISEGRQVYIVCPLIEESERLQAKAATELADHLRNDVFPDIELALLHGQMKPAEKDDIMRRFRDGEVSVLVSTTVIEVGVDVPNACVMLVEDAERFGLAQLHQLRGRVGRGAHQSFCVLISDPTTDDARERMVVMVRTNDGFEIAEEDLRIRGPGEFYGTRQSGVPSLRIANVLRDVDILEKSREDAFEMIKADPDLSLPANQGLTDVIMKRFEGSDLVAVS from the coding sequence ATGCAGCAGTCACGGATACGCACTGCCGGCTCGGAAATGCGGAAGTCCGCGCGACCTCCCGATCTCGACATGAACGTCCAGTTCGTCAAAGGAGTCGGCGAGCGGATGGCGAAGCTCCTGGGGAAGCTCGGCATCTTCACCGCCCAGGACCTCCTCTGGCATTTCCCGAGGCGCTATGAAGACCGCCGCAGCATGCGTCGGATAGCGCAGCTCCATGCGGGCGAGACGGCGAGCTTTCGGGGCAGGGTGCGCGTCGCGGACAACATGCGGACTCCCCGAAGCGGGACTCTCCTGACCAGGGTGGCGGTCGAGGATGAGTCCGGGGTAGCATACCTGGTCTGGTTCAACCAGTGGTACCTTAAGAATAAGTTCGTCAGACTGCTGGGCAAGGAAATAGTGGTCTATGGGACTGCCCAGTTCGGCACGCGCGGCATAGAGATAGCGAACCCCGAGTGGGAGGAGGTCGGCGAAAGCGGCGACACCCTCTCGTCCGGACGAATAGTTCCGGTCTATCCGCTCACGGAGGGTCTCTTCCAGGGGCGGGTCCGGCGGATCATATACAACGCGCTTGATGCGTTCCTCCCGGTGGTGGAGGAGACGCTTCCGGAGGGGATCCGGACCCGGCGCGGGCTGGTTGACTTGAGGATGGCGCTCCGTCAGATTCACTTTCCGGACAGCGAGGAAGAGCGGGAGACGGCGCGCTTCAGGCTGGTGTACGAGGAGTTCTTCCTGCTCCAACTCGCGCTTGCGCTGCGAAGGCAGAGCGCAGTTGCGGCCGGGCCGGGAATCGCGTTCCACGTGACGCCGGTGTGCGCGAAGCCGCTATACGAGATATTGCCGTTCGATCTGACCGGCGCTCAGAAGCGAGTAATCGCCGAGATCGAGCGGGACATGGCACAGCCGACGATGATGAACCGCCTGATGCAGGGCGACGTCGGTTCGGGGAAGACGGTCGTCGCCCTGGCGGCGATGATGGTCGCCATTCACAACGGCTATCAAGCGGCGCTTATGGCGCCGACCGAGATACTCGCGGAACAGCATTACCTTGTGCTCACTCGATGGGCCGAGCAGCTCGGGCTTCAGACGGCGCTCCTCACCGGGAGCCTCACGGCGAAGGAGAAGCGGGCGTCACGCGAGCGGATAGCATCGGGCGAGGCGCAGATAGTGATCGGCACTCACGCGCTGATCCAGGAAGGCGTGGACTTCGCGCGGCTCGGTCTTGTCATAGTGGACGAGCAGCACCGTTTCGGGGTGCTTCAGAGAGCGGCGCTCAAGGAGAAGGGCTACAACCCGGACATTCTGGTGATGACCGCGACGCCGATCCCGAGGACGCTCGCGCTCACGGTCTACGGCGATCTCGATCTGTCGGTGATAGACGAGATGCCGCCGGGACGCAAGCCGATCCGCACGCACCTCAAGGCGACGGAGGAGCGGCCGAAGATCTATCAGGCCGCGCGGAAGCTGATCTCCGAGGGCAGGCAGGTCTATATCGTATGTCCGCTGATCGAGGAGTCCGAGAGGCTGCAGGCGAAGGCGGCCACCGAGCTTGCCGATCATCTGCGGAACGATGTCTTTCCGGATATCGAGCTTGCCCTGCTGCACGGCCAGATGAAGCCGGCTGAAAAGGACGATATCATGCGCAGGTTCCGAGACGGGGAGGTAAGCGTCCTCGTTTCCACGACGGTCATCGAAGTCGGCGTGGACGTGCCGAATGCCTGCGTGATGTTGGTAGAGGATGCGGAGAGGTTCGGACTGGCACAGCTCCATCAGCTGAGAGGAAGAGTCGGGCGGGGAGCGCACCAGTCTTTCTGTGTGCTGATATCCGACCCGACGACCGACGATGCGCGCGAGCGAATGGTCGTGATGGTCCGGACGAACGACGGGTTCGAGATCGCGGAGGAAGATCTCAGGATACGCGGCCCCGGCGAGTTCTACGGGACCCGCCAGAGCGGGGTGCCTTCCCTCCGGATTGCGAACGTCCTGCGTGACGTGGATATACTGGAGAAGAGCAGGGAGGACGCCTTCGAGATGATCAAGGCGGACCCGGATTTGTCGTTACCGGCGAATCAGGGGCTGACCGATGTTATCATGAAGCGCTTCGAAGGCAGTGATCTCGTAGCGGTGAGTTGA
- a CDS encoding prepilin-type N-terminal cleavage/methylation domain-containing protein: MAGNGLKRTAGLTLVELLVVIAIIGLLAAILLPVLISTRESARAAKCTSNLKQLYVAFELYTADWNGVLPCPGGLDGDRSYWAQECGGGVDAYLKNQDEGGRSIFCCPSYTGVYASPWSPRTYGMNSFLRSPPDDRFPNCLKRLCGIRKSNILEPSRTILLYEGMPESRTNTHGEGYVFRCGDWTLVRGYADLKHYQRSDKPWHRGRNNYLFCDGHVESLVPEKYPEFKGGPKSPETDLWHVDKERYHGK; the protein is encoded by the coding sequence ATGGCTGGAAACGGACTCAAGCGTACTGCCGGTCTCACTCTCGTCGAACTGCTCGTCGTCATCGCGATCATCGGCCTGCTCGCGGCGATTCTTCTCCCCGTGTTGATCTCCACGAGGGAATCGGCCCGCGCCGCCAAATGCACGTCCAACCTCAAGCAGTTGTACGTCGCCTTCGAACTCTATACCGCCGACTGGAACGGCGTGCTCCCCTGCCCCGGCGGACTGGACGGCGACCGAAGCTACTGGGCGCAGGAGTGCGGCGGCGGGGTTGACGCCTACCTGAAGAACCAGGACGAGGGTGGAAGGAGCATCTTCTGCTGCCCGTCCTACACCGGAGTCTACGCGTCGCCCTGGTCGCCCCGAACCTACGGCATGAACTCGTTCCTCCGTTCGCCCCCGGATGACCGTTTCCCGAACTGCCTCAAACGGCTGTGCGGGATCAGGAAGTCGAACATCCTCGAGCCGTCGCGGACGATACTCCTCTACGAAGGGATGCCGGAGAGCCGAACCAACACCCACGGCGAGGGCTACGTCTTTCGATGCGGCGACTGGACGCTTGTGCGCGGCTACGCTGATCTGAAACACTACCAGAGGTCGGACAAGCCCTGGCACCGCGGTCGCAACAACTACCTGTTCTGCGACGGGCACGTGGAGAGCCTCGTTCCGGAGAAGTACCCGGAGTTCAAAGGCGGTCCCAAGTCACCCGAGACCGACCTCTGGCACGTGGACAAGGAAAGATATCACGGGAAATGA
- a CDS encoding zinc ribbon domain-containing protein gives MPVYEYKCSKCGERFSLLETVDASREGKECPKCGATETSRTLSVFSSLSRFLGGGGDCKPGG, from the coding sequence ATGCCTGTCTACGAATACAAGTGCTCGAAGTGCGGCGAGAGGTTCTCGCTGTTGGAAACGGTTGACGCCTCAAGAGAGGGCAAGGAATGCCCGAAGTGCGGCGCTACTGAGACAAGCCGGACGCTCTCCGTCTTCTCGTCGCTCAGCCGTTTCCTGGGTGGCGGCGGCGACTGCAAACCCGGCGGGTGA
- a CDS encoding nucleotidyltransferase domain-containing protein, producing the protein MDKAEAIRVARRYSDRVRKRMPVRKVVLYGSQLSGTAREDSDIDIAVITCGLGGDFLDLAAELYRLRSEVDIHIEPILLDETRDRSGFVKEVLRTGERIYDAEEDPESAA; encoded by the coding sequence ATGGATAAAGCAGAAGCTATCAGAGTAGCCAGGCGATATTCCGACAGGGTGCGCAAGCGCATGCCGGTGCGCAAGGTCGTTTTGTACGGATCGCAGCTTAGCGGCACTGCGCGCGAGGACAGCGACATTGATATTGCGGTAATCACTTGTGGACTTGGCGGTGACTTTCTCGATCTGGCGGCCGAGCTGTACAGGCTGCGGAGCGAGGTAGATATCCACATCGAGCCGATCCTCCTCGATGAAACGCGAGACCGAAGCGGGTTCGTGAAGGAAGTGCTTCGCACCGGTGAACGAATCTACGACGCCGAGGAAGACCCGGAATCCGCCGCCTGA
- a CDS encoding HEPN domain-containing protein: MSERSEYWVELAEYDLETANAMLDTGRYLYVGFMCHQVIEKMMKAYFARVRSEMPPYTHNLEMMAVQSSLAESLTPEQLDLTRRLEPLNVESRYPADRDMLAKALSPEKCRLILDQTTEFYLWIKQKLSE; this comes from the coding sequence ATGAGCGAGAGATCCGAGTATTGGGTTGAACTGGCTGAATACGACCTGGAGACAGCTAACGCGATGTTGGACACGGGCCGATATCTGTACGTGGGCTTCATGTGCCATCAGGTCATCGAGAAGATGATGAAAGCGTACTTCGCGAGAGTCAGGAGCGAGATGCCGCCTTACACTCACAACCTGGAGATGATGGCGGTGCAGTCCTCTCTTGCGGAAAGCCTCACCCCGGAACAACTCGATCTTACCCGACGCCTTGAACCGCTGAATGTAGAGAGCCGATATCCCGCAGACCGCGACATGCTGGCGAAAGCGCTTTCGCCGGAGAAGTGCCGCCTGATTCTCGATCAGACTACGGAATTCTATCTATGGATAAAGCAGAAGCTATCAGAGTAG
- a CDS encoding DUF167 domain-containing protein: MEKTRLRVRVNPRGSRNQVTAWEGEVLHIKLTAPPVEGAANKAAVEFVAELLGVRKSQVALVSGHTSRDKTLEITGLSEDDVCTRLSEF, translated from the coding sequence ATGGAAAAGACCCGGCTCAGGGTGAGAGTCAACCCGCGTGGATCGCGCAACCAGGTTACTGCCTGGGAGGGTGAGGTGCTGCACATCAAGCTTACCGCGCCGCCGGTCGAAGGCGCCGCGAACAAGGCCGCCGTCGAGTTCGTCGCGGAACTGCTGGGTGTCCGGAAGTCGCAGGTAGCCCTCGTCTCCGGCCACACCTCGCGCGACAAGACCTTGGAGATCACCGGCCTATCCGAGGATGACGTCTGCACGCGGCTCTCCGAGTTCTAG
- a CDS encoding DUF2500 family protein — translation MNPLTLGILLTVYAVIVWLMVMMIWQRGYREWKSNRTERLREVPAKVLDRRSDQASGRFYLTIEYGGRQGDFEVLEAIYASARVGQLGILTLRGEKFEDYEPRPEGEGWTDIYDRMVKK, via the coding sequence ATGAACCCACTGACGCTCGGAATCCTCCTCACGGTCTACGCGGTCATCGTCTGGCTGATGGTCATGATGATCTGGCAGCGGGGCTACCGGGAATGGAAGTCGAACCGAACCGAGCGCCTGCGCGAGGTTCCGGCGAAGGTTCTCGACCGCCGCTCGGATCAGGCATCAGGCCGCTTCTACCTGACGATCGAGTACGGCGGGCGTCAGGGCGACTTCGAGGTCCTCGAGGCGATCTACGCCTCCGCGCGTGTAGGGCAGCTCGGGATTCTGACTCTTCGCGGCGAGAAGTTCGAGGACTACGAGCCGCGCCCCGAGGGTGAAGGCTGGACCGACATCTACGACCGGATGGTGAAGAAGTGA
- a CDS encoding CPBP family intramembrane metalloprotease, whose translation MEFGHPPPDGLNERSGYPFERFILLFTFLVVIMVGLAVAEIVVPREDEAPAISESVLRGDISAKTALAYSRYFPTMRAQIREAAETALKGYQEAADSDPSNPDIYRRMIILSQEIEPRDDRRFHAAIEGLRPVWPEAELWLDVYRLERPTSAAAKDYEKRIRALDLGWYERVAMSRLYARAGMPERAEAERAAAESEALRTLVLLISLALVLFVTGLVGIGLLIWYSRRKRGCDRSADLPASSADPVVRADAAGYLLEAFVVYVLLLTAVQLIGSAALDAARISAEATVEVMFTATAYLFSGMLALIYLSARLHSVGWNWVAVGLRSKEPLKDALWGVGAYAAALPLVLVTAFAAKWLSRYLPTSENAIVPLFVESESLAARVAIFLLVVAAAPFFEELFFRGVLFSSLRARWGVGAGVIVSAVAFGLVHPLPLGLLPILVLGIVFAVAFNQRGSLLTCIVAHACNNAVAFALLSILAG comes from the coding sequence ATGGAGTTCGGACACCCGCCTCCGGACGGTCTCAACGAGCGAAGTGGATACCCTTTCGAGCGCTTCATTCTGCTGTTCACCTTCCTAGTCGTGATCATGGTGGGGTTGGCCGTCGCCGAGATAGTGGTTCCTCGCGAGGATGAGGCTCCCGCGATCTCCGAGTCCGTGCTCCGGGGCGACATCTCCGCGAAGACCGCGCTGGCCTACTCGCGCTACTTCCCCACGATGAGAGCCCAGATCCGGGAGGCTGCGGAGACCGCCCTGAAGGGATACCAGGAAGCTGCCGACAGCGATCCGAGCAACCCCGATATCTACCGCAGGATGATTATCCTCAGTCAGGAGATCGAACCGCGAGACGACCGTCGGTTCCACGCGGCGATCGAGGGACTCCGCCCCGTTTGGCCCGAAGCCGAACTCTGGCTGGATGTGTACCGCCTTGAGAGGCCGACGTCCGCCGCCGCGAAGGACTACGAGAAGCGGATCCGGGCCCTCGATCTCGGCTGGTACGAGCGCGTCGCCATGAGCCGACTCTACGCCCGGGCCGGGATGCCGGAGAGGGCAGAGGCGGAGCGGGCGGCCGCCGAGAGTGAGGCCCTTCGGACGCTCGTGCTCCTGATATCTCTCGCGCTGGTGCTGTTCGTGACGGGGCTCGTCGGCATCGGCCTCCTGATATGGTATTCGAGGAGGAAGCGCGGATGCGATCGAAGCGCCGACCTCCCGGCCTCAAGCGCCGATCCCGTCGTTCGCGCCGACGCCGCGGGATACCTGCTGGAAGCCTTCGTCGTGTACGTTCTCCTGCTCACAGCCGTCCAGTTGATCGGCTCCGCCGCGCTCGATGCGGCGCGCATATCGGCGGAGGCGACCGTCGAGGTCATGTTCACGGCCACGGCCTACCTGTTCTCCGGGATGCTCGCCCTCATCTACCTCTCCGCCCGCCTTCATTCCGTCGGATGGAACTGGGTGGCCGTCGGGCTTCGGTCGAAGGAGCCGCTGAAGGACGCGCTCTGGGGTGTCGGCGCATACGCCGCCGCGCTTCCGCTGGTACTGGTGACCGCCTTCGCCGCGAAGTGGCTCAGCCGATACCTGCCCACCTCCGAGAACGCGATCGTTCCGCTGTTCGTCGAGTCGGAATCGCTCGCCGCCAGGGTCGCGATCTTCCTGCTCGTGGTCGCGGCGGCCCCGTTCTTCGAAGAACTCTTCTTCCGGGGTGTGCTGTTCAGCAGCCTCCGGGCCAGGTGGGGAGTCGGCGCGGGAGTGATCGTCAGCGCCGTCGCGTTCGGGCTGGTCCACCCGCTTCCGCTGGGCCTGCTACCGATACTTGTGCTAGGCATAGTGTTTGCGGTAGCATTCAACCAGAGGGGCTCGCTGCTGACGTGCATCGTCGCGCACGCCTGTAACAACGCGGTCGCGTTTGCACTGCTGTCTATCCTCGCCGGTTGA
- a CDS encoding YggT family protein, with the protein MGPTAAILYLVVREAIFVYTLLILARVILSWVPDLGRRYPDAVRFLLRATDPALRPFQRVLSPYRTGGLDLSPILAIIALRIIEGVLARILIGLG; encoded by the coding sequence ATGGGCCCGACCGCAGCAATCCTCTATCTGGTCGTCAGAGAGGCCATCTTCGTCTACACGTTGCTCATATTGGCCAGGGTGATTCTCTCATGGGTGCCCGACCTTGGCAGAAGATATCCTGATGCGGTCCGCTTCCTGCTCAGAGCCACCGACCCCGCCCTCAGGCCGTTCCAGAGAGTGCTCTCCCCGTACAGGACGGGCGGACTCGACCTTTCCCCGATCCTGGCGATCATCGCGCTGCGGATCATCGAGGGAGTTCTGGCCCGCATACTGATCGGGCTGGGCTGA